The Gillisia sp. Hel_I_86 genome has a segment encoding these proteins:
- the nqrF gene encoding NADH:ubiquinone reductase (Na(+)-transporting) subunit F — protein sequence MTVIIASVVVFLVLILLLVSILLGAKAKLVPSGPVKINVNAEKDLEVSSGGTLLSTLSSKKIFLPSACGGGGTCMQCECIVSEGGGSILPTEEPNFTRKEIASGWRLACQVKVKEDMKIQIPEEVFGIKKWEATVVRNYNVASFIKEFVVEIPEDMDYKAGGYIQIEIPKCEVSFQDMDITAHPDEHPGEPNKFKDEWDKFKLWPLKMKNSETVERAYSMASYPAEGREIMLNVRVATPPFDRAKNGWMDVNPGIASSYIFSRKKDDKVIISGPYGEFFINESDSEMLYVGGGAGMAPMRSHLYHLFRTLKTGRKVTYWYGGRSKRELFYTEHFRALERDFPNFKFYLALSEPMEEDNWKVKDGIEGEGDGFIGFIHQVVIDNYLQYHENPEDIEYYFCGPPLMNKAVEKMTEDFGVPPENVRFDDFGG from the coding sequence ATGACAGTTATTATAGCAAGTGTAGTAGTATTTTTGGTTCTAATACTTTTATTGGTTTCCATATTACTAGGCGCAAAAGCCAAATTGGTTCCATCAGGACCAGTTAAGATCAATGTAAACGCAGAGAAGGATCTGGAAGTTAGCTCTGGTGGAACACTTTTATCCACTTTGAGTTCAAAGAAAATTTTCCTTCCTTCGGCCTGTGGGGGCGGGGGAACCTGTATGCAGTGCGAATGTATAGTCTCTGAAGGGGGAGGGAGTATCCTTCCTACAGAGGAACCTAACTTTACCAGAAAAGAAATCGCCAGTGGGTGGCGTCTAGCTTGCCAGGTGAAAGTAAAGGAAGACATGAAGATCCAGATCCCTGAAGAGGTATTTGGGATCAAAAAATGGGAAGCTACCGTAGTTCGTAATTATAACGTAGCTTCATTTATAAAGGAATTTGTTGTGGAAATTCCTGAAGATATGGATTACAAAGCCGGTGGTTATATCCAAATTGAAATTCCTAAATGTGAGGTGAGCTTCCAAGACATGGACATTACGGCACATCCAGACGAACATCCTGGGGAACCTAACAAGTTTAAGGACGAATGGGACAAATTCAAGCTTTGGCCATTGAAGATGAAAAACTCCGAAACCGTGGAGCGTGCCTATTCCATGGCTTCTTATCCTGCTGAAGGTCGTGAGATTATGTTGAATGTACGTGTGGCAACACCACCATTCGATAGGGCCAAGAACGGGTGGATGGATGTAAATCCTGGGATCGCTTCTTCGTATATCTTTTCAAGGAAAAAAGATGATAAAGTGATTATTTCGGGACCTTATGGAGAATTCTTTATTAACGAAAGTGATTCGGAAATGCTTTATGTAGGAGGTGGAGCCGGGATGGCGCCAATGCGCTCCCATTTATACCACTTGTTCCGTACGCTTAAAACCGGTAGAAAAGTAACTTATTGGTATGGGGGACGTTCTAAAAGGGAACTTTTCTATACAGAACATTTTAGGGCTTTGGAAAGGGATTTCCCTAACTTTAAATTTTACTTGGCCTTATCTGAACCTATGGAAGAAGATAACTGGAAGGTGAAAGACGGAATCGAGGGGGAAGGAGACGGATTTATTGGTTTTATTCACCAAGTGGTAATAGATAACTATTTACAATATCATGAGAATCCGGAAGATATAGAATACTATTTCTGTGGGCCTCCATTGATGAACAAGGCGGTAGAGAAAATGACCGAAGATTTTGGAGTTCCGCCAGAAAATGTAAGATTCGATGATTTTGGTGGCTAA
- a CDS encoding Na(+)-translocating NADH-quinone reductase subunit F translates to MKEQLTDQELHNLAMNIVGKELEDDGYEFLGVNSQLKRNPQFVALKEKKLNFVIVRAIPYPVDPKYYDPWFMKEIKEHALKFNAKTYYAGVGIANSEDYDKPVLKDEKYIVNYEGLQEI, encoded by the coding sequence ATGAAAGAGCAACTGACAGATCAAGAATTACATAACCTTGCCATGAATATAGTGGGGAAGGAATTGGAGGATGATGGTTATGAATTCTTGGGAGTGAACAGCCAATTAAAAAGGAATCCACAGTTTGTGGCACTAAAAGAGAAAAAGTTGAATTTCGTGATCGTTCGTGCTATTCCGTATCCTGTAGATCCTAAATATTACGATCCTTGGTTTATGAAAGAAATTAAGGAACATGCACTAAAATTCAATGCCAAAACCTATTATGCGGGAGTAGGAATAGCCAACAGCGAGGACTACGATAAGCCCGTATTAAAGGACGAAAAATATATAGTTAACTATGAGGGTTTACAAGAGATTTAG
- a CDS encoding FAD:protein FMN transferase, with product MKILLLLVVSIMAIRCAEKKEAQVFSGEALGTTYQVKFFHETELPIQKGLDSIFEVINKSMSTYESNSDISKINAGDTSIVVDNNFIAVLTASKKIYTESDGFFDPTVGNLVNAYGFGPEKRKDNLNEKRIDSMLQYVGLNKIKLSAEKRIIKEQPEIYLDFNAIAKGFTVDVIAKYLDLKKVDNYLVEVGGELVAKGLNMDSEAPWVVAIDDPLQKEGKREFKATLYLKDRGMATSGNYRKFRMDSITGQRYVHTINPITGKSEKSNLLSASVLAENCTLADGYATAFMALGLERSKKMLSNIEGVEVYFIYAEENGEVNEYSTSGFKEVLRKD from the coding sequence ATGAAAATACTTCTGCTTTTGGTTGTATCTATAATGGCAATAAGATGTGCAGAGAAAAAAGAGGCACAGGTTTTTTCAGGTGAAGCTTTGGGAACCACCTATCAAGTTAAATTCTTTCATGAAACCGAATTGCCAATCCAAAAGGGATTGGACTCCATTTTTGAGGTGATCAATAAATCTATGAGCACCTATGAATCAAATTCGGATATCTCGAAAATCAATGCAGGGGACACGAGTATTGTTGTGGATAACAATTTTATAGCAGTGTTAACTGCTTCCAAAAAGATTTATACTGAAAGCGATGGATTTTTCGATCCCACTGTGGGCAATTTGGTAAATGCCTATGGCTTTGGACCGGAAAAACGTAAAGATAACTTAAATGAAAAGCGTATTGACTCTATGCTGCAATATGTGGGTTTAAACAAGATCAAACTTTCCGCTGAAAAGAGAATAATCAAAGAGCAGCCGGAGATCTATTTGGATTTTAATGCGATTGCCAAAGGCTTTACGGTAGATGTGATCGCTAAATACTTAGACCTTAAAAAAGTGGATAATTACTTGGTTGAAGTGGGAGGAGAGTTGGTCGCAAAAGGACTGAATATGGATTCTGAAGCGCCTTGGGTGGTGGCCATAGATGATCCTTTACAGAAGGAGGGTAAAAGGGAATTCAAAGCTACTTTATATTTGAAGGATCGGGGAATGGCAACTTCCGGGAACTACAGGAAATTCAGAATGGATTCCATTACCGGACAACGTTACGTTCACACCATCAATCCCATAACAGGAAAGTCTGAAAAAAGCAATTTATTAAGCGCATCTGTGCTCGCGGAAAATTGCACATTGGCAGATGGGTATGCTACTGCCTTTATGGCTTTAGGCTTGGAGCGCTCCAAAAAAATGTTATCCAACATTGAAGGTGTGGAAGTATATTTTATATATGCTGAAGAAAATGGAGAAGTAAATGAGTACAGCACTTCTGGTTTTAAGGAAGTGCTACGCAAGGATTGA
- a CDS encoding class I SAM-dependent methyltransferase, protein MIQKAFKFFLNKIPRPLLIRASYLIRPVIAFSLKGFKYTDPIDGKSFKKFLPYGYGQQRENVLSPSTLSLERHRLLWLYLKNETGLFSEKKRLLHFAPEQAFYKRFRKMANLVYTTTDLNSPLADVKADICKLPFEDNAFDFILCNHVLEHIPDDTKAMQELYRVLASGGTAILQIPQDLNRAVTFEDNSITSKKERAKIFGQYDHVRVYGRDYFDKLRSIGFNVEEVDYTNILTPSEIDNYRLAKGEIIPVCTK, encoded by the coding sequence ATGATCCAAAAGGCATTTAAATTTTTTCTGAATAAAATTCCTCGACCTCTTTTAATAAGAGCTAGTTATTTAATTCGACCTGTAATCGCTTTCAGCTTAAAAGGCTTCAAATACACAGATCCCATAGATGGGAAATCTTTTAAAAAGTTCTTGCCTTATGGGTATGGGCAGCAACGGGAAAATGTACTTTCCCCTTCTACCCTTTCTTTAGAACGCCATCGGTTATTATGGCTGTACCTAAAAAATGAAACCGGGCTATTTTCCGAAAAAAAAAGACTTTTGCATTTTGCCCCGGAACAAGCTTTTTATAAACGGTTTCGAAAAATGGCAAATCTGGTGTATACCACCACAGATCTCAATTCGCCTTTGGCAGATGTAAAAGCCGATATCTGCAAGCTCCCATTTGAAGATAATGCCTTCGATTTTATTCTTTGCAATCACGTCTTGGAACATATCCCAGATGATACGAAAGCGATGCAAGAACTTTATAGGGTTTTGGCATCTGGAGGAACTGCAATTTTACAGATCCCCCAAGATCTAAACAGAGCTGTTACTTTTGAAGATAATTCCATCACTTCCAAAAAAGAAAGAGCCAAGATTTTTGGACAATATGATCATGTTCGGGTGTATGGACGGGATTATTTTGATAAGTTGAGAAGTATCGGTTTTAACGTTGAAGAAGTGGATTATACAAATATACTAACTCCTTCAGAAATTGATAACTATAGATTGGCGAAGGGAGAGATTATTCCTGTGTGCACCAAATAA
- a CDS encoding NUMOD4 domain-containing protein yields the protein MVKNFRQEQWVTYHDESWQDRFVYKISNHGRVISFVKNPEGELIKGGRTAGYLSFVVMLKNGKKKNLYFHRVIAECFLDKKDDDIFVIHKNYKKQENHVSNLAWTNKEEWTQHQFGNPNVKENKMKRKLRQVTSYSKLSYAQAVILKKKLLDPNRKTRIRILAKQFGVSEMQLYRIKSGENWGDIEV from the coding sequence ATGGTTAAGAATTTTCGACAAGAGCAATGGGTAACCTATCATGATGAATCATGGCAGGATAGATTCGTATATAAGATTTCCAATCATGGAAGAGTAATAAGTTTCGTCAAAAATCCCGAAGGCGAACTTATTAAAGGTGGTAGGACCGCAGGATATTTATCTTTTGTGGTGATGCTGAAAAATGGAAAAAAGAAAAATTTATATTTCCATAGGGTTATTGCAGAATGTTTTCTAGATAAAAAAGATGATGATATTTTCGTGATCCATAAAAATTATAAGAAACAGGAAAACCATGTTTCCAATTTAGCTTGGACCAATAAGGAAGAATGGACACAACACCAGTTTGGGAATCCAAATGTAAAGGAGAACAAGATGAAGCGCAAGCTAAGGCAAGTAACTTCGTACTCTAAGTTAAGCTACGCCCAAGCAGTAATTTTGAAAAAGAAACTATTGGATCCCAATAGAAAAACCAGGATAAGAATATTGGCAAAGCAATTTGGCGTGTCCGAAATGCAGTTGTATAGGATAAAATCTGGAGAAAATTGGGGCGATATCGAAGTATGA
- the map gene encoding type I methionyl aminopeptidase, with the protein MIISKTKEEIELMRESALVVSRTLGMLASEIKPGTTTLKLDKLAEEHIREQNAVPGFLGLYNFPNTLCMSPNAQVVHGIPNDIPLVEGDIISIDCGAIKNGFYGDHAYTFPIGEVSEEVKKLLQVTKESLYKGINEFRAGKRVGDVGYAIQKYCEDHGYGVVRELVGHGLGKTMHEDPEMPNYGKRGRGKKFIEGMVVAIEPMINLGTKNINQLKDGWTILTADNKPSAHFEHNVALVDGKPELLSTFKYIYDALGITSNEEDKFRSKVYG; encoded by the coding sequence ATGATTATATCCAAAACCAAGGAGGAAATAGAATTAATGCGCGAGAGTGCTTTGGTAGTTTCCAGGACTTTGGGAATGTTGGCTTCAGAAATAAAACCTGGAACAACCACCCTGAAATTGGATAAACTTGCTGAAGAACATATTAGAGAACAAAATGCCGTTCCTGGGTTTTTAGGTTTATATAATTTCCCAAATACGCTGTGTATGAGCCCAAACGCCCAAGTGGTTCACGGAATCCCCAATGACATTCCGCTTGTAGAGGGGGATATTATCTCTATTGACTGTGGAGCCATCAAAAATGGCTTTTATGGGGATCATGCTTATACGTTCCCAATTGGCGAGGTATCCGAAGAGGTTAAAAAATTATTGCAAGTAACCAAGGAATCACTTTACAAAGGCATCAATGAATTTAGAGCAGGTAAGCGAGTGGGTGATGTTGGTTATGCGATTCAAAAATATTGTGAAGACCATGGTTATGGAGTGGTGAGAGAATTGGTGGGCCATGGTTTAGGTAAAACCATGCATGAAGATCCAGAAATGCCAAATTATGGCAAAAGGGGCCGTGGCAAAAAATTTATTGAAGGAATGGTAGTGGCTATCGAGCCTATGATCAATCTGGGAACAAAAAATATAAATCAGCTTAAAGATGGCTGGACCATCCTTACTGCAGATAATAAACCTAGTGCGCATTTTGAACATAATGTAGCCTTGGTAGATGGAAAACCCGAGTTGTTATCTACTTTTAAGTATATCTACGACGCATTGGGAATTACGAGTAACGAAGAAGACAAATTTAGATCTAAAGTGTATGGTTAA
- a CDS encoding BT0820 family HAD-type phosphatase, with the protein MHNPKTIAVDFDGTIVENRYPKIGKPILFAIETLLHLQKDGHLLILWTYRSGRELDEAVEFCKQKGINFYAINKSYPEEIYDESLSRKIQADIFIDDRNIGGLRGWGEIYHELSSTPEKAKFVTKKKKVNSSTSVLSYIKSKL; encoded by the coding sequence ATGCATAATCCCAAAACGATTGCTGTAGATTTTGATGGAACTATCGTAGAAAATAGGTACCCTAAAATAGGAAAACCTATCCTTTTTGCTATAGAAACATTGCTCCACTTACAGAAAGATGGGCATTTATTGATCCTTTGGACCTACAGGTCCGGTAGAGAATTAGACGAAGCCGTAGAATTCTGCAAACAAAAAGGCATTAATTTTTATGCTATAAATAAAAGTTACCCCGAAGAGATATACGATGAATCCCTGAGCAGAAAAATTCAGGCAGATATTTTTATTGACGATAGGAACATTGGTGGGCTTCGCGGTTGGGGAGAAATTTATCATGAATTATCCTCCACGCCAGAGAAAGCAAAATTCGTCACCAAAAAGAAAAAAGTAAACTCCAGCACAAGCGTGCTGAGTTATATTAAATCGAAACTATGA
- a CDS encoding thioredoxin family protein: MKISLYLLAFTFLASCGNTNKTTNSDATNTTTSSTASSSSEMAVGTKSNMQQGMLIGEFDKADLAQESFSKWYNEGYNEYAPSAEAMATIKKHISDYEIVAFMGTWCPDSRRETPKVFKILDEAGYNMSKLTFYGVNRQKTTTDNIEKEFDLNRVPTVIFFKDGKEVNRFVEYPRESIEKDFAKIVSGEDYKNSYAN; the protein is encoded by the coding sequence ATGAAAATTAGTTTATACCTTTTAGCATTCACATTTTTAGCTAGTTGTGGCAATACCAATAAAACAACAAATAGCGATGCTACAAATACAACTACATCTTCTACAGCCAGCAGTTCTTCGGAAATGGCTGTAGGGACAAAATCTAATATGCAACAAGGAATGTTAATTGGTGAATTTGATAAAGCAGATTTGGCTCAAGAATCATTTTCAAAATGGTACAATGAAGGATATAATGAGTACGCTCCATCTGCAGAAGCAATGGCTACAATCAAAAAGCACATTTCAGATTATGAAATAGTTGCTTTTATGGGAACTTGGTGCCCTGATAGTAGAAGGGAAACCCCAAAGGTTTTCAAGATCCTGGATGAAGCTGGTTATAACATGTCCAAGCTTACATTTTATGGAGTGAATAGACAAAAAACCACTACAGATAACATTGAAAAAGAATTTGATTTGAACAGGGTTCCAACAGTAATCTTTTTTAAAGATGGAAAAGAAGTAAATCGATTTGTAGAGTATCCAAGGGAATCTATAGAAAAAGATTTTGCTAAGATTGTTTCCGGGGAAGATTATAAGAACTCCTATGCAAACTAA
- the gpmI gene encoding 2,3-bisphosphoglycerate-independent phosphoglycerate mutase, producing MNKKVILMILDGWGITQDPNVSAISKANTPFIDSLLAKYPNAQLLTHGMNVGLPEGQMGNSEVGHMNLGAGRIVYQDLAKINLAVHNNSLIREPVLEQAFDYAVKHNKPIHFMGLLSDGGVHSHINHLKGLLSAAEEFGVKEKYVHAFTDGRDVDPKSGVNFIAEIEEHLAKTNSKLASVIGRYFAMDRDKRWERVQKAYDLIVSGKGNKTTNAVAAISESYKNGITDEFIGPIVLTNESGQPVATLKNDDVVIFFNFRTDRGRQLTQVLSQEDMPQFSMKKMPLYYVTLTKYDDQFSNINIVFKKENIKTTLGEVLEYMGKTQIRIAETEKYPHVTFFFSGGREKPFKGEKRIMCNSPKVATYDLQPEMSAYEIRDKIIPELKSQKTDFICLNFANPDMVGHTGVMEAAIKACEVVDECAQKVVETAIENDYSILLLADHGNCEVMMNADGSPNTSHTVSPVPVILVDNDIKSIKNGNLGDIAPTILKLMGITKPELMTQEPLI from the coding sequence ATGAACAAGAAAGTAATTCTAATGATCTTGGATGGCTGGGGCATTACCCAAGATCCTAATGTCTCTGCTATCTCCAAGGCAAATACTCCATTTATCGACAGCCTTTTGGCAAAATATCCCAATGCTCAACTGCTCACCCATGGAATGAATGTAGGCTTGCCGGAAGGGCAAATGGGGAATAGCGAGGTTGGCCATATGAACTTGGGTGCGGGAAGAATCGTCTATCAGGACCTTGCAAAGATCAATTTAGCTGTTCACAACAATAGCCTTATTAGGGAGCCTGTTTTAGAGCAGGCCTTTGATTATGCCGTAAAACACAACAAGCCAATTCATTTTATGGGATTGTTAAGTGATGGTGGGGTGCACTCCCATATCAATCATTTAAAAGGATTGTTAAGCGCTGCGGAAGAATTTGGCGTGAAAGAAAAATATGTACATGCTTTTACAGATGGTCGTGATGTAGACCCTAAATCTGGCGTAAATTTTATTGCTGAAATTGAAGAACATTTAGCTAAAACAAATAGCAAATTGGCTTCGGTTATTGGAAGGTATTTTGCAATGGATAGGGACAAACGTTGGGAACGGGTCCAGAAAGCCTATGATCTTATTGTATCTGGAAAAGGAAACAAAACCACCAATGCTGTTGCAGCAATTTCAGAAAGCTATAAAAATGGGATTACAGACGAATTCATCGGGCCCATAGTGCTCACAAATGAATCTGGGCAACCGGTGGCTACCCTAAAAAATGATGACGTTGTAATATTCTTCAATTTTAGAACAGATAGGGGTCGTCAATTAACCCAGGTGTTGTCCCAAGAGGATATGCCCCAGTTTTCCATGAAAAAAATGCCGTTATATTATGTAACCCTTACTAAATACGATGATCAATTTTCCAATATAAATATTGTCTTTAAAAAAGAGAATATCAAGACCACATTAGGGGAAGTTTTGGAATATATGGGCAAAACTCAAATTAGGATTGCCGAAACAGAGAAATACCCCCACGTTACCTTCTTCTTTTCTGGTGGACGGGAAAAACCATTTAAGGGCGAAAAGCGCATCATGTGCAATTCCCCAAAAGTTGCTACCTACGATCTGCAGCCAGAAATGAGTGCTTATGAAATTCGGGATAAAATAATTCCGGAGCTCAAATCTCAAAAAACAGATTTTATATGTCTAAATTTCGCAAATCCAGATATGGTAGGCCATACCGGGGTTATGGAAGCTGCAATAAAAGCTTGTGAAGTTGTAGATGAATGCGCACAAAAAGTAGTAGAAACCGCTATTGAAAATGACTATAGTATTTTGTTACTTGCAGATCATGGGAATTGTGAAGTGATGATGAACGCCGATGGATCGCCAAATACATCCCATACTGTTAGTCCAGTTCCCGTAATATTGGTGGACAATGATATAAAATCCATAAAAAATGGTAATTTAGGGGATATAGCACCGACTATACTTAAATTAATGGGAATAACCAAACCGGAGTTAATGACCCAAGAACCTTTAATTTAA
- a CDS encoding murein L,D-transpeptidase catalytic domain family protein → MTYKILTVITLLTFSFAFTTTDSLESANIVDEPIALLETTKVNLTVEEDINRVYTDFVENNTSVPDLESFKNGMMGYSKLSDENAFEKKILTIIDFTLSSTKKRMWVLDMTNNKVLFNTVVAHGKNTGSEFATKFSNKVNSLQSSLGFYVTGETYYGKNGYSMFIDGMEKQFNSKARERYVVVHGANYANPSFIKNLGRLGRSYGCPALPTALNNDIIDVIKNKSVIYIHSADKTYLKNSEMIKA, encoded by the coding sequence ATGACGTACAAAATCTTAACCGTAATTACTTTGCTTACTTTTTCCTTTGCTTTCACCACTACAGATAGCCTTGAGTCGGCTAATATTGTGGACGAGCCGATCGCTTTGTTGGAAACAACCAAAGTGAACTTAACCGTGGAAGAAGATATAAATAGGGTATATACAGATTTTGTGGAAAATAATACCAGCGTTCCAGATTTGGAGAGTTTTAAAAATGGCATGATGGGATATTCTAAATTATCTGATGAAAATGCATTTGAAAAGAAGATCCTTACAATTATAGATTTCACTTTGTCCTCCACCAAAAAAAGAATGTGGGTTTTAGACATGACCAATAATAAAGTGTTGTTCAACACAGTTGTTGCGCATGGTAAAAATACTGGGAGCGAATTTGCTACGAAGTTCTCCAATAAGGTAAATTCCCTACAGAGTTCTTTAGGTTTTTATGTTACAGGAGAAACATATTATGGCAAAAATGGCTATTCCATGTTTATAGATGGAATGGAAAAACAATTCAATTCCAAAGCACGAGAACGTTACGTTGTGGTCCACGGTGCCAATTATGCAAATCCTTCTTTTATAAAAAATTTAGGAAGACTAGGTAGAAGCTATGGCTGTCCAGCTTTGCCAACAGCACTGAATAATGATATTATAGATGTTATCAAAAACAAGTCGGTTATTTATATTCACTCTGCGGACAAGACTTATTTAAAAAATTCTGAAATGATCAAGGCTTAG
- a CDS encoding murein L,D-transpeptidase, which produces MNLLKILDPVIKKVFLLGVLLVFGIYSCKNGNNHTDKFEASEETSKNASLGSKNEISNILTNAKNEDFFLSDSVKKFYTERDYSPAWSNPELRKGFIEILKKGETEGLYFEDYHGEEIATLETSISSLTKEEKSKYDILLTEAFFKFSSHLLNGKTDPQKIHEVFDIPKNQANLTSLLKNAISDNDLETALDKVRPKHPIYNQLMVSLKEYKEKMKDTDEFKEIPGGEMIKPGMQDIRLPKIKFRLMVLGYLKDIDPFTYDHSQPVQDAIKQIQLENGLLSDGIIGNSTIKLLNIGYRDRYNQILANLERWRWYPRDLGAHYLLVNIANYHLEVVKNNENIRSHKTMVGTDSRKTPIFSEEIKYTVFNPNWTIPPTIKAKDVIPGARKDSTYLTRKNIDVYSSNGDLLDPSTVDWNSNKVKSLTYRQKPGSSNPLGKVKIIYPNKHLIYLHDTPSKSLFARNSRAQSSGCIRVENALDLAEYLLSDQSEYTPEKINDILEKGKQKEVKMKQQVQVHHLYWTAWTENGRPRFTEDIYNYDEKIISELNKPSKP; this is translated from the coding sequence ATGAATCTGTTAAAAATCCTAGATCCAGTTATTAAAAAAGTGTTTCTTCTTGGCGTACTGCTCGTATTCGGAATTTATAGTTGTAAAAACGGGAATAACCATACTGATAAATTCGAGGCTTCCGAAGAAACTTCCAAAAATGCTTCGTTAGGATCTAAAAATGAGATTTCAAATATTCTTACTAATGCCAAAAATGAGGATTTCTTCCTAAGTGACTCGGTAAAGAAATTTTATACTGAAAGGGATTATTCCCCAGCATGGAGCAATCCTGAACTAAGAAAAGGTTTCATTGAAATCCTTAAAAAGGGAGAAACAGAAGGTCTTTATTTTGAAGATTATCATGGGGAAGAAATTGCAACATTAGAAACGAGCATAAGCTCATTAACTAAGGAAGAAAAAAGCAAGTACGATATTTTGCTTACCGAGGCTTTTTTCAAATTCAGTTCTCACCTTCTTAATGGTAAAACCGATCCTCAAAAAATTCATGAGGTCTTTGATATTCCAAAAAACCAGGCAAATCTTACCTCCCTCCTGAAAAATGCAATTTCTGATAATGATTTGGAAACTGCCCTTGATAAGGTAAGACCTAAGCACCCCATCTATAACCAACTCATGGTCTCTTTAAAAGAATATAAAGAGAAAATGAAAGACACCGATGAATTCAAGGAGATACCAGGTGGCGAAATGATAAAACCGGGAATGCAGGATATCCGATTACCAAAAATCAAATTCCGGTTGATGGTTTTGGGATATTTAAAAGATATAGATCCTTTTACTTACGATCATTCCCAACCTGTGCAAGATGCTATTAAGCAAATCCAACTGGAAAATGGTTTACTATCTGATGGTATTATAGGGAACAGCACTATTAAATTGTTGAATATAGGTTATAGAGATCGGTACAACCAGATTCTAGCCAATCTAGAGCGTTGGCGTTGGTATCCCAGGGATTTAGGAGCGCATTATCTCCTTGTGAATATTGCCAATTATCACTTAGAGGTGGTTAAGAACAATGAAAATATAAGAAGTCATAAAACAATGGTGGGAACCGATTCGCGAAAAACACCTATTTTTTCAGAAGAAATAAAATACACCGTCTTTAACCCCAATTGGACGATCCCTCCAACTATAAAAGCCAAGGATGTAATTCCCGGGGCAAGAAAAGATTCAACTTATTTGACCCGAAAAAACATAGACGTTTATAGTTCCAACGGAGACTTATTGGATCCTAGCACAGTAGATTGGAACAGCAATAAAGTAAAATCCCTAACCTACAGGCAAAAACCAGGCAGTTCCAACCCGTTAGGCAAAGTAAAAATCATATATCCAAATAAACATTTGATCTATTTGCACGATACGCCTTCAAAATCCCTTTTTGCACGTAACTCCAGGGCGCAAAGTTCTGGATGTATTAGGGTCGAGAATGCATTGGATCTTGCTGAATATCTTTTAAGTGATCAATCAGAATATACTCCAGAAAAGATTAATGATATCCTTGAAAAAGGAAAACAAAAGGAAGTTAAGATGAAACAACAAGTACAGGTTCATCATTTATACTGGACCGCTTGGACAGAAAATGGAAGACCTAGATTTACAGAAGATATCTACAATTATGATGAAAAAATTATATCAGAATTAAATAAGCCTTCTAAGCCTTGA
- a CDS encoding GNAT family N-acetyltransferase, producing MRATFTVRLISASTTYAIRNEVLRPGRPVKECYFSGDDSPGTFHLGIFKDEKIIGVASFMKNSNPFFEPIAQFQLRGMAILPEHKGQGLGTLLLKEGESKIKQEVKEPFLWFNARVTAIDFYKKHGYESFGQKFEVPGVCEHIVMLKHLESKNK from the coding sequence ATGCGTGCTACTTTCACTGTCCGACTAATTTCTGCGAGCACTACCTACGCGATAAGGAATGAAGTTTTGAGGCCGGGAAGACCAGTTAAAGAATGTTATTTCTCGGGGGATGATTCCCCAGGAACATTTCACTTGGGTATATTTAAGGACGAAAAAATAATTGGGGTTGCCAGTTTTATGAAAAACAGCAACCCCTTTTTTGAACCTATTGCCCAGTTTCAATTAAGGGGAATGGCAATTCTCCCTGAACATAAAGGACAGGGCTTGGGCACGCTGCTTTTAAAAGAAGGCGAATCTAAAATAAAACAAGAGGTTAAAGAGCCATTTTTATGGTTTAATGCCCGGGTTACCGCCATAGATTTTTATAAAAAACATGGCTACGAAAGTTTTGGGCAAAAATTTGAAGTTCCCGGGGTTTGTGAGCATATCGTGATGCTTAAGCATCTTGAAAGCAAGAATAAATAG